From one Streptomyces spiramyceticus genomic stretch:
- a CDS encoding NAD(P)H-quinone oxidoreductase, producing the protein MHAITIPEPGGPEALVWAEVPDPLPGEGEVLVEVAASAVNRADLLQRKGFYDAPPGASPYPGLECSGRIAALGPGVSGWAVGDEVCALLSGGGYAEKVAVPVGQLLPLPEGIDLVTAASLPEVTSTVWSNVFMIAHLRPGETLLVHGGASGIGTMAIQLAKAVGARVAVTAGGQDKLARCAELGADILVDYREQDFVQELRKATDGYGADVILDIIGAKYLDRNVKALAVNGRLTIIGLQGGVKGELNLSALLKKRAAITATTLRARPLGEKAAIVAAVREHVWPLIGTGRVHPVVDRVLPMSEAAEAHRALAAGEHVGKILLATS; encoded by the coding sequence ATGCATGCGATCACGATCCCTGAACCCGGTGGCCCCGAGGCACTCGTGTGGGCCGAGGTCCCTGACCCGTTGCCCGGCGAGGGAGAAGTCCTCGTCGAGGTCGCCGCAAGTGCCGTCAACCGCGCCGACCTGTTGCAACGCAAGGGCTTCTACGACGCGCCGCCCGGCGCGTCGCCCTACCCCGGCCTCGAATGTTCCGGCCGTATCGCGGCACTGGGCCCCGGGGTTTCCGGATGGGCGGTCGGCGACGAGGTGTGCGCGCTGCTGAGCGGCGGCGGGTACGCCGAGAAGGTCGCCGTACCGGTGGGGCAGCTGCTGCCCCTCCCCGAGGGTATAGACCTCGTCACGGCGGCGTCCTTGCCCGAGGTGACCTCGACGGTCTGGTCGAACGTCTTCATGATCGCCCACCTGCGGCCCGGTGAGACGCTGCTGGTACACGGCGGGGCGAGCGGCATCGGCACGATGGCCATCCAGCTCGCCAAGGCGGTCGGCGCGCGGGTCGCGGTCACCGCAGGCGGTCAGGACAAGCTGGCCCGCTGCGCGGAGCTGGGCGCCGACATCCTCGTCGACTACCGCGAGCAGGACTTCGTACAGGAGCTCCGCAAGGCCACGGACGGCTACGGCGCGGACGTCATCCTCGACATCATCGGCGCGAAGTACCTGGACCGGAACGTGAAGGCGCTCGCCGTCAACGGGCGCCTCACGATCATCGGCCTCCAGGGCGGGGTGAAGGGCGAGCTGAACCTGAGCGCGCTGCTGAAGAAGCGCGCCGCGATCACGGCGACGACGCTGCGGGCACGCCCGCTGGGCGAGAAGGCGGCGATCGTCGCCGCGGTCCGGGAGCATGTGTGGCCGCTGATCGGCACGGGCCGCGTACACCCGGTCGTGGACCGGGTCCTGCCGATGTCCGAAGCTGCGGAGGCGCACCGGGCGCTGGCCGCGGGCGAGCACGTCGGCAAGATCCTGCTGGCCACAAGCTGA